The sequence below is a genomic window from Rudanella lutea DSM 19387.
GTTTGTTGGTGAGGTGATGAAAAAGTCAAAAGGATCGGCAGACCCCAAGTTAGTCAATCAATTAATTGTCAACGAATTGTCGAAGTGACTATGAACGTAAAGCAACTTTTTGGCCTACTTCTGTCGGCGTTTGTGCCTGCTGTGGCCGCTATGGCCCAAACAGCACCCGTTCAGAAAGAAATTAACCTGACGGGCAAAGTACGGAGCGCCAGCCCCGGCAACATGGTGTATCTGGAGACCAACGGACAACCCGCCCTCCGGCTCGATTCAGCTAAGCTCGACCGCAACAACCAGTTTACGATTAAGTCGCGCATACCCGACGGCGGGGGCGTGTATCTGGTCAATATTGCCGGTGGCCAGAAAGTGGTGCTCCTGCTCGAAGGTGGCGAAACCCTCAATATCACGGCCGACGGTTTCCAGACCGATCTGAAAACGGGTAAAAAAGGGCAGGCCGTGGTTACGGGCTCCAGGAATATGGAGTACTACGGCAAACTGATGAGTATGTACGAGGACATCCGGGCTAAAAGTACCGCCTGGCAAAACCAGTATAACGATGCAGCCGCCAAGCGCGACCAGAAAAAAATGGACGCGATTATGGCTCAGTCTGATGCAGCATCTAAAGAGTTTACGGATAAGGTAAAAGCGTTGTTGCCCGAAATGGGTACCTCACTGGCGGCCTTATTTGCCACCAATTTTCTGAGCGTCGATACCGATTTCCCCACGCTTGATAAGTTGGCACGCCGGTTTGAAAGCGAAAACCCTAACAGCCCGCAGGCCAAAGGATTTATTGGTAACATCGCCCGGATTCGGGGGTTGATGACCGGCTCGGTGGCACCCGACATTGCCCTGAACGATACCACCGGTAAAGCCGTACCACTGTCGTCGCTACGGGGCAAGTATGTGCTTGTTGATTTTTGGGCGAGCTGGTGCGGGCCCTGCCGGATGGAGAATCCCAACGTAGTGCGGCTGTACAACAAGTACAAAGACAAAGACTTCACCATCTACAGCGTATCGCTCGACCAAAGCCGCGAAAACTGGGTAAAGGCCATTCGGAACGATAACCTCACCTGGACACACGTTTCGGACCTGCGCTACTGGCAGTCGGCTGCGGCTCAGCAGTACGGAGTAACGGGCATTCCGAAGACCTTTCTGCTCGATAAAGAGGGGAAGATTATTGCCAAAGACCTACGCGGCCCGGCACTCGAACAAAAACTTGAAGAGATTCTAAAATAATGAGCAGGAGGAGAAAGGAGACAGAACGTACGGTATTCTTTCTCCTTTTTTATTACCGCCTTTTTCCTTTTCCCACTTTATGAAAATTGCAATTGTTGGTTGTGGTAACATGGGTATGGCCTTCGCCAAGTCGTTTCTTCAGTACGATCTGGTAAAGAAAGATGACCTGTTACTGATTGAAAAAAGCACCGAACGGTCGCAGGCGCTCAAGGCCGAAAAAGCCGGAGTTGTGGTCGATACCATCGGGCCACGCGTAGCGGAGTATGATCTGGTTATCCTGTCGGTGAAACCCCAGGATTTTGGCGGGGTGTGCGATGCACTAGCCGCCGTGATCAAACCGAATCAGGTGGTCCTGTCGATCATGGCAGGGATTCCGATGAGTCAGATTCAGCAACGGCTCAATCACCCGCTGGTAATCCGGGCCATGCCCAACACGCCCGCTATGCTCGGTATGGGTATTACGGGCTTCACGGCGGCCAAAGAGGTAGACCTGACCAACCTGCGCCGGGTTGAGAACCTGATTAATGCTACCGGGCGGTCTATTTTTCTGGAAGACGAAGCCATGCTCGATGCCGTTACGGCACTGAGTGGCAGCGGCCCCGCTTACTTTTACTACGTGGTTAAAGCTATGGTAGAGGCCGGCCGACAAATGGGTTTCGACGAGGGTGTGGCCACGCTGCTGGTGAAACAAACGATGCTCGGCTCGTTTCACCTGATCAACAACGCCGATAAATCGCTCGACGACCTGATCAAAGCCGTCGCGTCGAAAGGAGGAACCACCGAGGCTGCCCTGCGTCAGTTCGAAGCTGGCTCGCTGGCCGATACCCTGGTGGCCGGTATCCGGGCGGCTCAGGTACGCGCTCAGGAACTCTCGAACGGCTAATCTCTTTTGGATTGTTGGTGTTGGTTTGTAGATTGGCGTTCCGTGTGCACGCCCTTTTGCCTTCTATATGAAAGCCCTCATTGTCTGTACCAAT
It includes:
- a CDS encoding TlpA disulfide reductase family protein, translating into MNVKQLFGLLLSAFVPAVAAMAQTAPVQKEINLTGKVRSASPGNMVYLETNGQPALRLDSAKLDRNNQFTIKSRIPDGGGVYLVNIAGGQKVVLLLEGGETLNITADGFQTDLKTGKKGQAVVTGSRNMEYYGKLMSMYEDIRAKSTAWQNQYNDAAAKRDQKKMDAIMAQSDAASKEFTDKVKALLPEMGTSLAALFATNFLSVDTDFPTLDKLARRFESENPNSPQAKGFIGNIARIRGLMTGSVAPDIALNDTTGKAVPLSSLRGKYVLVDFWASWCGPCRMENPNVVRLYNKYKDKDFTIYSVSLDQSRENWVKAIRNDNLTWTHVSDLRYWQSAAAQQYGVTGIPKTFLLDKEGKIIAKDLRGPALEQKLEEILK
- the proC gene encoding pyrroline-5-carboxylate reductase; its protein translation is MKIAIVGCGNMGMAFAKSFLQYDLVKKDDLLLIEKSTERSQALKAEKAGVVVDTIGPRVAEYDLVILSVKPQDFGGVCDALAAVIKPNQVVLSIMAGIPMSQIQQRLNHPLVIRAMPNTPAMLGMGITGFTAAKEVDLTNLRRVENLINATGRSIFLEDEAMLDAVTALSGSGPAYFYYVVKAMVEAGRQMGFDEGVATLLVKQTMLGSFHLINNADKSLDDLIKAVASKGGTTEAALRQFEAGSLADTLVAGIRAAQVRAQELSNG